CCCTGAAAGTCCCAATCCTCCTCCTGACACGCTGCCGGATCGAGGATCAGCCGCAGGGGTAGGTCGATGACCTCGGCCACCTCGGCTGGGGCAGGCACGAAGCCGGGCCGGCTCGGGGTGTACGCCACGAAGGGCGCCAGGGCGTAGTGGCTCGCCACGATGAACTCAGGCTGGAGCCTCCCCCAGATCGTCACGTCGGCGGCGCGGACGCCCAGCTCCTCGGTCGTCTCACGGAGGGCGGTCCGCAGCAGCGAGCCGTCTTCGGCATCGTAGCGACCGCCCGGCAGGGAGATCTGACCGCTGTGCCGCCGCATCGCCGTGGTCCGTTGCGTGAGGACCACGTGCGGCTCGAGCCTGTCCAGGGAGGACGGCCGGTGCGGGTAGAGCAGCACCAGCCCGGCGGCCAGGCTGCGGCCCTCAGGATCGTGCTGCGGGGCGATATCCAGCTCCGTCGGCCCCTGGCC
This portion of the Chloroflexota bacterium genome encodes:
- a CDS encoding CoA pyrophosphatase, translated to MADALLQRLRSALLAAGQGPTELDIAPQHDPEGRSLAAGLVLLYPHRPSSLDRLEPHVVLTQRTTAMRRHSGQISLPGGRYDAEDGSLLRTALRETTEELGVRAADVTIWGRLQPEFIVASHYALAPFVAYTPSRPGFVPAPAEVAEVIDLPLRLILDPAACQEEDWDFQGRRRRVGFYLYRQHKIWGATARILHQVAVLLEPSRAEQTPLNGPHQHPSRPLVPGEVWPASVLPPTP